From Tripterygium wilfordii isolate XIE 37 chromosome 13, ASM1340144v1, whole genome shotgun sequence, the proteins below share one genomic window:
- the LOC120013132 gene encoding serine/threonine-protein kinase SRPK-like produces MNRSVEEDRKKREEEHEEDGSTDSGGDYTSEDEGTEDYRRGGYHAVRIGDSFKNGRYVVQSKLGWGHFSTVWLAWDTVHSLYVALKVQKSAQHYTEAAMDEITILQQIAEGDPDDKKCVVKLLDHFKHSGPNGQHVCMVFEYLGDNLLTLVKFTDYRGMPLHLVKEICVHILVGLDYLHRQLSIIHTDLKPENILLLSTIDPSKDPKKSGIPLILPNSKDMTLLESKTLNGDLTRNHKKNIRRKAKQAAQGCVEKDVCVEAEEDPESSSAAGSALNVKLNVASVKDEPSSSVNKNRKSHADGTKDTEPDRSKGSRSRRKKLLASVDLKCKLVDFGNACWTYKQFTNDIQTRQYRCPEVILGSKYSTSADMWSFACLCFELATGDVLFDPHSGDNFDRDEDHLALMMELLGMMPRKIALGGRYSRELFNRYGDLRHIRRLRFWPLNKVLTEKYEFSEKDANDMMDFLVPILDFVPEKRPTAAHCLLHPWINAGPRLLEPSMPSKEDQTLDSEKKKSDKDEREAMEVGMGNIAINADCKTVKDHPSSSKFSK; encoded by the exons ATGAATCGGTCAGTGGAGGAGGATAGGAAGAAGCGGGAGGAGGAGCATGAGGAAGATGGGAGCACCGATAGTGGCGGTGACTACACTTCGGAAGATGAGGGGACGGAGGATTACAGGCGGGGAGGTTACCACGCTGTCCGCATCGGCGATTCCTTCAAGAATGGCCGCTACGTCGTTCAAAGCAAGCTCGGTTGGGGTCACTTTTCCACTGTCTGGCTCGCCTGGGACACAGTTCATTCC CTATATGTAGCTCTAAAAGTGCAAAAAAGTGCTCAGCACTATACCGAGGCAGCCATGGATGAGATAACGATCTTGCAACAGATTGCAGAGGGAGACCCAGATGATAAGAAATGTGTAGTGAAGCTTCTAGATCATTTTAAGCATTCAGGTCCCAATGGACAGCATGTTTGTATGGTTTTTGAGTACTTGGGGGATAATCTTTTGACACTTGTCAAGTTTACTGATTACCGGGGAATGCCTCTTCATCTGGTTAAGGAGATTTGCGTTCACATCTTGGTGGGTTTAGATTATTTGCACAGACAGCTTTCTATCATACACACAGATCTGAAGCcagagaatatattattattgtctACGATAGACCCGTCTAAGGATCCCAAAAAGTCAGGCATTCCTCTCATTCTTCCAAATAGCAAGGATATGACGCTGTTGGAGTCAAAGACACTGAATGGGGATTTGACTCGGAACCACAAGAAAAATATTCGAAGAAAGGCAAAACAGGCAGCTCAGGGATGTGTGGAGAAAGATGTTTGTGTGGAAGCTGAGGAAGATCCTGAATCATCTTCTGCTGCAGGTTCGGCTCTGAATGTGAAACTAAATGTAGCCTCTGTTAAAGATGAGCCCTCTAGCTCTgtgaataaaaatagaaaatctcATGCTGATGGAACAAAGGATACTGAACCAGATCGCAGCAAGGGTAGTCGCTCGAGAAGGAAGAAGCTTTTAGCATCAGTTGATCTTAAGTGCAAACTGGTTGACTTTGGGAATGCATGCTGGACGTACAAGCAGTTCACGAATGATATTCAGACGAGACAATACAGATGTCCAGAGGTGATACTTGGATCAAAATACTCGACATCAGCTGACATGTGGTCCTTCGCCTGTCTTTGTTTTGAGCTTGCAACTGGTGATGTTCTCTTTGATCCACATAGCGGTGACAACTTTGATAGGGATGAG GATCACTTAGCATTGATGATGGAGCTTCTTGGAATGATGCCACGTAAG ATTGCTTTAGGTGGTCGCTACTCCCGTGAACTTTTTAACCGATATGGTGACTTGAGACATATCCGTCGGTTGCGTTTCTGGCCCTTGAATAAGGTTCTCACAGAGAAGTATGAATTCAGTGAAAAGGATGCAAATGACATGATGGACTTCCTTGTTCCCATTCTTGACTTTGTCCCAGAGAAGCGGCCAACAGCAGCTCATTGCCTTCTTCATCCATGGATCAATGCAGGCCCTCGCCTTTTAGAGCCATCTATGCCTTCTAAAGAAGACCAGACTTTGGACtcggagaaaaagaaaagtgacAAGGATGAGAGGGAGGCAATGGAGGTTGGAATGGGGAATATTGCTATCAATGCAGATTGTAAGACAGTCAAAGATCACCCTTCCAGTAGTAAATTCTCCAAGTAG
- the LOC120013134 gene encoding late embryogenesis abundant protein ECP63-like, with the protein MASRQEKEERAEAAAAIAATDLRDANRLSEDEEGENRKRDDQPDQERPGVIGSVLRVVQEKYEHAKEVVVGKSEETAESTKEKANAAAEKMKEEKDYVTEKARETTDSAAQKATEYKDQTKEKAEEKTEEMKEKTNETKEAAKGKTEEMKEKTKEKAGEYKDYAAEKANETKEAAKGKTDEMKGKTNETKEAAKGKTEEMKEKTKEKAGEYKDYAAEKANETKEAAKGKTEEMKEKAKDTAEKTNEKAGEYKDSESEKARETKDYTAEKGFEGKEAAVGKLGELKESAAEAVWKAMDLISGKKEETKQKTEETKEATKEKLSDTEEAARQKMEELKLAGGEYKEDDDDREARDKKAGKGNEARSTIFSSIGSMTEAIKSKLTQPSDMEKKGEEQLDRGEVESGSGEKMITLEEPPPGAVAATLKESDQMAGQTFNDVGGLDDEGVIHLEIKRRPADDK; encoded by the exons ATGGCGTCTAggcaggaaaaagaagaaagagcagAGGCAGCTGCGGCAATTGCTGCCACCGATTTGAGAGATGCTAACAGATTAAGTGAGGACGAAGAAGGAGAGAACAGAAAGAGAGATGATCAGCCTGACCAGGAGAGACCAGGCGTTATTGGGTCTGTTTTGAGGGTGGTTCAAGAAAAATACGAGCACGCCAAAGAGGTGGTTGTTGGCAAGAGTGAAGAAACTGCGGAGTCGACAAAGGAGAAAGCAAATGCAGCGGCAGAGAAAATGAAGGAGGAGAAAGATTACGTCACCGAGAAGGCAAGAGAAACCACAGATAGCGCTGCACAGAAGGCTACAGAGTACAAAGATCAAACCAAGGAGAAGGCAGAGGAGAAAACAGAGGAGATGAAAGAGAAGACGAATGAGACAAAGGAGGCTGCGAAGGGAAAGACAGAGGAGATGAAAGAGAAGACCAAGGAAAAGGCTGGTGAGTATAAGGATTATGCAGCCGAGAAGGCGAATGAGACAAAGGAGGCTGCGAAGGGGAAGACAGATGAGATGAAAGGGAAGACGAATGAGACAAAGGAGGCTGCGAAGGGAAAGACAGAGGAGATGAAAGAGAAGACCAAGGAAAAGGCTGGTGAGTATAAGGATTATGCAGCCGAGAAGGCGAATGAGACAAAGGAGGCTGCGAAGGGGAAGACAGAGGAGATGAAAGAGAAGGCCAAGGACACGGCAGAGAAGACCAACGAAAAGGCTGGCGAGTATAAGGATTCCGAGAGCGAGAAGGCGAGGGAGACGAAGGATTATACGGCTGAGAAAGGGTTTGAGGGGAAGGAAGCGGCTGTTGGGAAGCTTGGTGAGTTAAAGGAAAGTGCTGCTGAGGCTGTATGGAAGGCTATGGATCTTATTTctggtaaaaaagaagaaaccaaacagaaaacAGAAGAAACTAAAGAGGCAACCAAG GAAAAACTGAGCGACACCGAGGAGGCAGCAAGACAGAAGATGGAAGAACTGAAGCTTGCAGGGGGGGAATATAAAGAAGACGATGATGACCGAGAAGCTAGAGACAAGAAAGCCGGAAA GGGGAATGAAGCAAGAAGTACTATTTTTAGCTCAATTGGGAGCATGACAGAGGCAATCAAGTCAAAGCTGACACAACCGTCGGACATGGAGAAGAAAGGGGAGGAGCAGCTCGACCGCGGAGAAGTGGAGAGCGGAAGTGGTGAGAAGATGATCACACTGGAAGAACCTCCTCCTGGAGCTGTGGCTGCTACTCTCAAAGAGTCTGATCAGATGGCCGGTCAGACTTTCAATGATGTTGGAGGGTTGGATGATGAGGGCGTCATTCACCTGGAAATCAAGAGGCGTCCTGCCGATGATAAGTAA